One window of Athalia rosae chromosome 2, iyAthRosa1.1, whole genome shotgun sequence genomic DNA carries:
- the LOC105691527 gene encoding exosome complex component RRP41 — protein MSGQDLVSDQGLRIDGRRANELRQIRVRMGVFGQADGSAYLEQGNTKVLAAVYGPHQPRGSSRGGNKGAGGVVNCQYSMAVFSFSAGERKKKPRGDRKTQETSMQLRRAIEAIVQVDLYPRSQIDVFVEVLQSDGSDYCVAVNAATLALIDAGIPIKDYSVGCTAMSASIGASEEAEGKEGPGAALGIVDTNHMEECTGATTLTIAALPGAPSSNYETDTQNAGLVVVAQGGGQRLHLSKLEGLRQRALQGCRDTRVILDEAVRTHLATHAPHFI, from the exons ATGTCGGGGCAAGACTTGGTGTCGGACCAAGGACTTCGGATTGATGGACGCCGAGCTAATGAGTTGAGACAAATTCGTGTTCGCATGGGTGTCTTTGGGCAGGCAGACGGCAGCGCATATCTAGAACAAGGGAATACAAAGGTCCTCGCTGCAGTGTACGGGCCACACCAG CCTCGAGGTAGCAGTCGCGGTGGCAACAAGGGTGCTGGAGGGGTTGTAAATTGTCAGTATAGCATGGCAGTTTTCAGTTTTAGCGCAGGTGAGCGCAAAAAAAAGCCAAGGGGTGATCGAAAGACCCAAGAGACTTCGATGCAGCTACGCAGAGCAATAGAAGCAATTGTGCAAGTAGACCTCTATCCACGCTCCCAAATAGACGTATTTGTAGAAGTTCTTCAATCTGATGGAAGCGACTACTGCGTCGCTGTGAATGCAGCCACTCTTGCTCTCATCGATGCTGGTATTCCTATTAAG GATTATTCAGTTGGATGCACTGCGATGAGTGCAAGTATAGGCGCATCAGAGGAGGCTGAAGGTAAGGAAGGTCCCGGTGCAGCTCTGGGAATAGTTGACACAAATCATATGGAAGAATGCACAGGAGCCACAACTCTCACAATTGCTGCTTTGCCTGGGGCTCCCAGTTCCAATTACGAAACAGACACTCAGAATGCAGGGTTGGTGGTAGTGGCTCAAGGTGGTGGGCAGCGATTGCATCTTTCAAAACTCGAAGGTCTGCGACAACGGGCGTTACAAGGTTGCAGAGACACCAGAGTCATACTTGACGAGGCAGTGCGAACCCACTTGGCAACACACGCCCCACATTTCATTTAG
- the LOC105691526 gene encoding trifunctional enzyme subunit beta, mitochondrial, protein MATYLARNLIRVNHGIRSQTAVLPMSWKSHGDTNNEVRGYATKGGSPAGKNIVYVDGVRTPFLLSGTHYSKLMPHDLARHALQGLVKKTGIDKDLIEYITYGTVIQEVKTSNVGREAALAAGFSQKTPAHTITMACISSNQALTTGVGLIACGVYDIVVAGGVEFMSDVPIRHSRSLRSVMLRASKAKSIAQKLSLLASIRPGHFIPELPAVAEFSSGETMGHSGDRLAAAFGVSRQEQDEYALRSHTLASQAQQQGHLSDIVPFKVPGINDVVTKDNGIRVSTPDQLAKLKPAFVKPYGTVTAANASFITDGASAALIMTEERAKQLGLKPKAYLRNFTYVSQDPVDQLLLGPAYAIPKVLEKAGLDLKDIGVWEVHEAFAAQILANLKALDSDWFAQTYLGKSSKVGVPEISKWNKWGGSLSIGHPFAATGVRLATHTANRMIKEDQQFGVIAACAAGGQGVGMIMERHPDAKV, encoded by the exons ATGGCCACGTATTTAGCGAGGAATTTGATACGTGTTAATCATGGGATCAGATCACAGACTGCtg TGCTCCCTATGTCATGGAAGAGCCATGGCGATACTAACAATGAGGTCAGGGGCTACGCAACCAAGGGTGGAAGCCCTGCAGGAAAGAATATTGTCTACGTAGACGGTGTGCGTACTCCATTTCTCCTCTCAGGAACACACTACAGCAAACTCATGCCTCATGATCTCGCTAGGCATGCCCTTCA AGGTCTAGTGAAGAAGACTGGAATTGATAAGGATTTGATAGAATACATAACCTATGGAACAGTAATCCAAGAAGTGAAGACATCCAATGTTGGTCGGGAGGCAGCATTAGCTGCTGGTTTCAGTCAAAAAACACCTGCACATACCATAACTATGGCCTGCATCAGTAGCAACCAGGCTCTGACCACTGGCGTAGGATTGATTGCTTGTGGTGTTTATGACATCGTGGTTGCTGGTGGTGTTGAATTCATGTCTGATGTCCCAATCAGACATAGTCGTAGCTTGAGATCGGTTATGTTGCGCGCCAGCAAAGCCAAGAGCATAGCTCAAAAGCTCTCACTCTTAGCAAGCATCAGGCCTGGCCATTTCATTCCAGAG ttGCCAGCTGTAGCTGAGTTTTCCAGTGGCGAAACTATGGGCCATAGTGGAGACAGACTGGCTGCTGCATTTGGAGTATCACGCCAAGAACAAGATGAATATGCGTTACGTTCACACACTCTTGCTTCTCAGGCTCAACAGCAAGGACATCTCTCTGATATCGTACCATTCAAAG TACCCGGCATCAATGACGTCGTCACCAAAGATAATGGAATTAGAGTCTCGACACCAGACCAACTCGCCAAGCTCAAACCAGCATTTGTCAAGCCTTATGGAACAGTAACTGCAGCTAATGCATCTTTTATCACTGACGGCGCATCCGCTGCTCTGATTATGACTGAAGAAAGAGCCAAGCAACTTGGACTCAAGCCTAAAGCGTATCTCAGAAATTTCACTTATGTCTCGCAGGATCCAGTCGATCAACTACTTCTAGGACCCGCATATGCCATTCCCAAG GTATTGGAAAAAGCTGGACTAGATTTGAAAGACATAGGAGTATGGGAGGTACATGAGGCATTCGCAGCTCAAATCTTAGCTAATTTGAAAGCATTGGACTCTGACTGGTTTGCCCAAACGTACTTGGGCAAGTCAAGTAAAGTGGGTGTGCCGGAGATAAGCAAGTGGAATAAATGGGGTGGTTCTCTTTCAATTGGACATCCTTTTGCTGCGACTGGAGTTAGATTAGCTACACACACCGCCAACCGCATGATTAAAGAAGATCAACAATTCGGAGTGATTGCTGCATGTGCTGCTGGTGGTCAG GGAGTCGGAATGATCATGGAAAGACACCCAGATGCTAAAGTTTAA